The stretch of DNA TCGGCGAGGGCGAGATCGGCGTCGAGGGGATGCGGGCGTTCGTCAACCACGAGGCCATCCGTGACGTGCCGCTGGTGCTGGAGACCCCCACCGAGGACGGCAAGAGCTTCGCGTGGAACGTCGACCGCGTCCACGAACTGCGCGAGGCGTGAGTCGGGCGTCCCGGGCGAGCGGTCGTCGCTGACCGACCCGTTTTTGTCGCCGCTGCCCCATCGTCCGGTGTGCGCAGGTTCTCCGCCGACTACCTCGACGCGACCCGCACGGGGATGTGGGCCGACTCCCGGGAGGCGCTGGCCGACCTCGCGCTCGCCGACTGCGAGCGCGCGCTCGACGTGGGGTGTGGTACCGGCGAACTCACCCGCGTCCTCCGCGAGGAGTGTCCCGGCGAGGTGGTCGGCCTGGACGCCGACGCGGACCTGCTGTCTGCGGTCGACGGGCCGGTCGTGCGGGGCGACGCCACGCGGCTCCCGTTCGCCGACGACGCGTTCGACCTCGTCGTCTGCCAGGCGCTGCTCATCAACCTCCCCGACCCCGCCGCCGCCGTGCGGGAGTTCGCCCGCGTCGCCGGCGACCGGGTGGCGGCCGTCGAACCGAACAACGCCGCCGTCACCGTCGAGTCCACCGTCGACGCCGAACCGCCGCTGGCCCGGCGCGCCCGCCGGTACTTCCTCGACGGCGTCGAGACGGACGTGGCGCTGGGGGCCGACGCCGCGGACCTGTTCGAGGCGGCGGGACTCGACGTGGTCTCGACGCGGCGCTACGACCAGCAGCGGACCGTCGAGCCGCCCTACGGCGACGGCGCGGTGCGGGCCGCCCGGCGGAAGGCGACGGGGGAGTCGCTGGCCAGCGACCGCGAGACGATCCTCAACGGCGGGACCACGGTCGAGGAGTACGACGCCCTGCGGGAGCGCTGGCGGGCGATGGGGCGGGACGTCGTCGCCCAGATGCGGGCCGAGGAGTACGAGCGGCGCGAGACCGTCCCATTCTTCGTCACGGTCGGTCGGGTGTAGCCGGGGGCGCACCCTCGCGTTCGGCGGGGGCCGGCACGACCGCCCCGGCGACCCGGAACAGCGCCAGGTCGACGAGGCCGAGCAGCAGCCCGACGACGCTCCCGACGACGGCGGCGACGCCGCTGCCGACGAGCGCGATCAGGGCGACCGAGAGCGGTTCGATGCCGCCGGTCAGCACCGACGGGACGACGGCGACGCCGACGACCGCGAGGACGGTCCCGATCCCCGCGACGCCGCCGGCGGCGACGCCACGTGCCGCGAGCGTCCCGAGCGACGACTCGGCCAGCGAGGCGTCGGCCAGCACCCACCGGACGGCGACGACGAACAGCCCCCACAGCAGCAGGAAGGCGACGACGCCGACGAGCGTGTTCAGGCCGGCGAGCAGGCCCGCGAGCGCGCCGGTCGCGTGCGCGGCGAGGACGGCGACGAGGACGAACACCGCGGCGTCGAGCGTCGCCAGCGTCCACGCCAGCAGCGACGGTCGCCGACCGGCGAGCACGTCAGCCATGGGCCAGCACCTCCGCGAGGACGACGAGCGCGGCGAGCGCGCCGGCCGTCGCGCCGTAGGCCCGGGCGAACGGTCCCGGGTGGCCGGCCTCGGGACGGAGGGCCGACCCGTCGGCGGTACGGACCACCGCCAGCGTGCGCACAGCCGACCCCAGCACCACCGCGAGGACGACGAGCAGTTTCAGGAGCAGCGTCCGCCCCCAGTCGGTGCCCGGTCCCGGCGGCCCGAGCGCGCCGAGGTTGCCGACGCCGGTGAGGACGACGACCCCGAGCGCGCCCCAGAACAGCCACTCGTAGGTGCGCGCCGGGGCCAGCGTCGAGAGCGCCCCCGACCGGTAGCCGTACCAGAGGGCAGCGGTCCCGCCGACCAGCACGGCGACGGCGAGGACGTGGAGGGTCCGTACCGCGAGGGAGACCAGTTGAGCCATCGGCGGCGATACGCGGCGCTCGACAAAAGAACTGGGTCGTCGCTCAGTCGTCGTCCGCCGACTCGCCGTCGGCTGGCGGCCCGAGACGGTCCGCTGCCGTCTCCCGGTCGCCGGTGGCGGGCACGAGGTCCGTCGCGGCTCCGAGACCGAACGGCGGCATGTTGACGTAGACGGACTCGTGGTCGTCGGGCCGTACGCGGTACGTCTCGTGCCAGATGCCCACGTCCCCGCTCTGCCCGACCTCGCTGCTGAACCGTTGCCACGCCGGGAGGTGTTCCGCGTCGGCGTCGTGGGCGTACTCGTGGAGATCCTCGAAGGACCGCCAGAACTGCGTCAGCGTGGCGTTCCTCAGCCCGAAACTGGTCCGGTAACGCAACAGCCCGCTGTCGGGATCGGACTCCAGTTCCCGCAGCATCCGCGGCATCGCGAGGAAGACGGGGAGCCACCTGTGGACCTTCCAGAGCTTGTTGATACGGATGCCGATGCGGAACACCACGAAGTCGTCGTCGACGTCGGCGGTCATCCGCCGGGGGATCGGGTCGCTCATACGGGACGACGAACACTACCGTCGGCTCACATATGTCAATTGATGCTACTGATCGGGCAGGGTCACACCACGTCGCCCCGCACCGTCGTCCCGTCCTGTCGCTCGCGGTAGGCCCGCACGGCGTCGGCGGCCTCGTCGGCCTCCCCCTCGTCCATCCCGAGCATCTCCAGCGCGCCCGACAGCGTCGGCAGGACGAAGTCGCCGTTCCGGAGCTTCTCGAAGGCCTCCGCCGAGCGGGTCCCCTCCACCCACAGGCAGGCCCCGCGCGGGTCGAGGATCTGCTCGTAGTCCTCGCGTGCCATCGCGCCCTGCAGCCGCTGGGTGACGTTGTCGTCGAAGGAGGCGTTACACACTTCCAGATGGATCGGCTCGTCGGTGTCGGGCAGGAGGTGGGCGGCGAGACACTTCTCGGGGGCGGCGTGGCCCCCCGCGTTGGCCCGCAGGTACTCGGGGTGCTCGTCGGCCCACTCGGCCCGGACAGTCTTGCCGACGCCGTCGACGCCGTGGCTTCGCTGGAACTCCTCGGCCCGCTCGGGTGCGTCCTTGAACAGGATGTCCTTGGTGACGTAGACGTCGAGCCGCTCGACGGGGTCCAGGCCCAGCGCCACGTCGCCGTACACCCACACCTCGCGCACGGGGACCGGCATCGTCTCCTCCTCGACGGTCGCGACGATCTCCTCGACGCGCTCGACGGCCGCGGCGCGGTCTAGCCCCTCGCTCATCGCGTGTCGGTAGCGGCTCGGCGGGCAAAGCGCTGACGCTCCGCGCTCACTCGCCGTCGGCCTCGCGGGCCGCGGCGACGTGCTCGCGGGCCTCCTCGCGCGTCATCCCGCGGACGCCACAGGCACACGAGAACAGCTCCGGGTCGGCGAGGTCGTCGACCTGCTCGCGCTCGGCCCGCGACAGGCCGTCGGCGTCCGGGTCGTAGTCGAACGTCACCCGGTAGCTGACCTGCGTGACCCCCTCGATGCGGTGGGTCTCGTCGGGGGCCGGGTTCGCGATGGCCTCGGCGTGTTCGGCCTGCATCGCCTCCTGCCACTGTTCGAGGTTCGCCTCGGGGTCGCGCTCGTCGTCGCTCACGGCAGACGCGACGGGGCCGCCGGGTAAAAAGTCGGCCGTCCGACGGTCACACCTTTTGCCCCCGGTCTCGTCAGCCCCGGCCATGAACGTCCGCGTCTACGACGAGGGCCACGAGCGGGACTGTCTGCTCGTGCTGGGGTGGGGGAACCGCTGCCGTCACGAGCACGTCCAGTGGCTCGTCGACCGGGTGGCCGAGCGCTACACCGTCCACGCCGTCGAACTGCCGACGCACATCACCGACTACCGGCGCGAGTGGGTCGGGCCGGTCGAGCGGTACGCGACCGACCTCGACGACGTCCCCGTGCTGGCTCACAGCGCAGGCGGACTGACGGCGGCCCACGCGGACCTCCCGGGCGCGACGAACCGCGTCTACCTCAGCCCGTGGTGGGGCAGCGACTTCCCGCTGCCCGAGTTCGCGGTCAGGGCCATCACGAGCCTCCCGGTGTCGCGGCCGGTGATCCCGACGGGGAGCCTCGAACCCGAGGCCATCGGCGACCTGGCGACCGACGAACAGCTCGCGGACGGCCCGGACGCCGGCTCCCCGGCGTTCTTCCGGACCGTCCGCGAGGCCCACGCCGCCCTGCCGCCGGCCCGCGAGGACGCCGTCGCCTTCTGTACGCTCACCGATCGGGTGGTGGACCCCCGCGCCGTCGGCGAGCGCCTGCCCGCCGACCGGATCAGGCTGTACGACGGCGGCCACGAGCTGTTCAGCTCCAGCGCCCGCGACCGGCACGTCGGCACCGTGCTGGACGCGCTCGAACGGGGCCCGTCGGCGCTCTGAGCGGGGCCCGTCGGGGTCGCCGACGGCCGAGGCCGAGACGAAACCCTCACCACCACGGCCGCGTAGGCTCAGGTGATGGAGTGCGACAAGTGCGGCGCGGACGCCGTCCTGCACGCGGCCTACTCGGGGTTGCACCTCTGTGAGCACCACCTCTGCCGGTCGGTGGAGACGCGGGTCCGCCGCCGGGTCCGCGAGGACGGCCTGGTGCCCGACGACGCCACGCCCGAGGACCCGGACACGTGGGTGATCGGGCTCTCGGGCGGCAAGGACAGCGTCGTGCTCACGCAGATCCTCCACGAGACCTTCGAGCAGGACCCCCGCATCGAACTCGTCGCCCTCTCGATCCACGAGGGGATCGAGGGGTATCGGGACGAGAGTCTCGACGCCAGTGTGGAACTGACCGACGACCTGGGCATCCGCCACGAGGTGGTCTCCTACGACGACGAGTTCGACGTGCGGATGGACGACGTCGTCGAGGACGACCCCGAGGGGATGGCCGCCTGCGCGTACTGCGGCGTGTTCCGTCGGGATATCCTCTCGCGGTACGCCGAGGAGCTGGACGCGGACAAACTGCTGACCGGCCACAACCTCGACGACGAGGCCGAGACGGCCCTGATGAACTTCCTGGAGGGCGACGTCCAGCAGATGGCCCAGCACTTCGACGCCTCGCTGGGGCCGTT from Haloarcula litorea encodes:
- a CDS encoding class I SAM-dependent methyltransferase, producing the protein MWADSREALADLALADCERALDVGCGTGELTRVLREECPGEVVGLDADADLLSAVDGPVVRGDATRLPFADDAFDLVVCQALLINLPDPAAAVREFARVAGDRVAAVEPNNAAVTVESTVDAEPPLARRARRYFLDGVETDVALGADAADLFEAAGLDVVSTRRYDQQRTVEPPYGDGAVRAARRKATGESLASDRETILNGGTTVEEYDALRERWRAMGRDVVAQMRAEEYERRETVPFFVTVGRV
- a CDS encoding DUF7095 family protein, translated to MSEGLDRAAAVERVEEIVATVEEETMPVPVREVWVYGDVALGLDPVERLDVYVTKDILFKDAPERAEEFQRSHGVDGVGKTVRAEWADEHPEYLRANAGGHAAPEKCLAAHLLPDTDEPIHLEVCNASFDDNVTQRLQGAMAREDYEQILDPRGACLWVEGTRSAEAFEKLRNGDFVLPTLSGALEMLGMDEGEADEAADAVRAYRERQDGTTVRGDVV
- a CDS encoding CopD family protein, which gives rise to MAQLVSLAVRTLHVLAVAVLVGGTAALWYGYRSGALSTLAPARTYEWLFWGALGVVVLTGVGNLGALGPPGPGTDWGRTLLLKLLVVLAVVLGSAVRTLAVVRTADGSALRPEAGHPGPFARAYGATAGALAALVVLAEVLAHG
- the ncsA gene encoding tRNA 2-thiolation protein NcsA, with translation MECDKCGADAVLHAAYSGLHLCEHHLCRSVETRVRRRVREDGLVPDDATPEDPDTWVIGLSGGKDSVVLTQILHETFEQDPRIELVALSIHEGIEGYRDESLDASVELTDDLGIRHEVVSYDDEFDVRMDDVVEDDPEGMAACAYCGVFRRDILSRYAEELDADKLLTGHNLDDEAETALMNFLEGDVQQMAQHFDASLGPFDADDAATDRTRETQDHHVPRAKPLRDVPEKEVALYARFAELPAHITECPHAEEAYRGEIQDVLLGLEENHPGTRHSIMAGYEKLAALAAAAQDGDGETDFGECDDCGAPTARDRCRKCSLLDALEAA
- a CDS encoding alpha/beta fold hydrolase; translation: MNVRVYDEGHERDCLLVLGWGNRCRHEHVQWLVDRVAERYTVHAVELPTHITDYRREWVGPVERYATDLDDVPVLAHSAGGLTAAHADLPGATNRVYLSPWWGSDFPLPEFAVRAITSLPVSRPVIPTGSLEPEAIGDLATDEQLADGPDAGSPAFFRTVREAHAALPPAREDAVAFCTLTDRVVDPRAVGERLPADRIRLYDGGHELFSSSARDRHVGTVLDALERGPSAL
- a CDS encoding DUF4188 domain-containing protein, yielding MSDPIPRRMTADVDDDFVVFRIGIRINKLWKVHRWLPVFLAMPRMLRELESDPDSGLLRYRTSFGLRNATLTQFWRSFEDLHEYAHDADAEHLPAWQRFSSEVGQSGDVGIWHETYRVRPDDHESVYVNMPPFGLGAATDLVPATGDRETAADRLGPPADGESADDD